The Streptosporangiales bacterium sequence CGACAACCTCGACCCGATCCCGATGCTCGCCGAGAAGTGGGACGTCGCCGACGGCGGCAAGGAGTACACGTTCCACCTGCGCAAGGGCGTGAAGTTCCACAACGGCAAGACCATGACCGCGGACGACGTGAAGTACTCGCTGGAGTACTACAAGGCGAACGCGACGCGAAAGAGCCTGCTCGCCAACGTCGCCACCGTCGAGGCCGTCGACGACTCGACCGTGCGGGTGACCCTGAGCAGGCCGCAGGGCAGCTTCATCGAGGTGCTCGCGCAGCCGGTGGTGGTCGCGATCGTGCCGAAGGGCGCGGCGGACGACGACGGCCTGCTGAAGAAGGCCGTCGGCACCGGGCCGTTCATGGTCGAGAACTTCGACAACGAGGAGCGCGCCGTCCTGCAGAAGTTCCCCGACTACGAGCCGGTGGACGCTCCGACCTCGAACTTCGGAGGTCGCAAGGTGGCCAAGGTCGACAAGGTCGAGATCCTGAGCGTCCTGGAGGACCAGACCGCGGTCGCCGGCATCGAGACCGGTGAGTACGACATCGCCTACGACCCGCCGGGGCAGGACCTCGACCGCATCAAGTCGATGCCCGACGTGTCCGTGCAGTCCGTGCCCGGCACCAGCGAGTCGAACCTCTACATCAACACCTCGGCGGACGTCGTCAAGGACAAGTACACGCGGGCGGCGGTCCTCGCTGCCATCGACAGGGACAAGCTCGTCAAGACGACCGACTTCGGCGAGGGCGAGGTGACGCACTCCTACGCGCCGAAGATCGCGAGCTGGTACCGCAAGGACGCCGCGACGTACTGGCCGTGGGACGGCGGCACCGCCCAGGCGAAGAAGCTGCTCGCCAAGAGCGCGTACAAGGGGCAGGCCATCGAGGTGATCGCAGGCGGGCCCGAGACCCAGCAGAAGAACGCGGTGAGCATCGAGCAGGACCTGAAGGCCGCGGGCATCAAGGTGAAGATCCAGCGCCTCGACCACACCACGTACCAGAGCAGGCTGAACTCCGGGAAGTTCCAGCTCGCCTCCACCGGCACGCCGATGCGGACGCCCGCGGACATCCTCTACAACGAGTGGTACTGCGCCCACGGTGAGCGCAAGGGTCGCTTCGGGTACTGCAACGAGGACTACGACAAGAAGTTCGAGGCCGCGCAGGCGATCCAGGATCCGAAGAAGCGCGCGGACGCGTGGACGGTGCTCGAGCGCAAGCTGAAGGACGACGCCGTCATCGACCCCTGGTACTACGAGGACGCCACGGCCGCGGTGCAGAAGAACGTCAGGGGCTTCAAGGTCAGCCCGTCCGACCTGCTCGCCCTGTGGAACGTCAGCAAGTCCGGCTAGGTCCGTCCGGACGGAGGTGACCCGATGGTCCTCTACACGGTGCGTCGGCTGCTCCAGACGATCCCGATCCTCGCGCTCGTCTCGGTCGCCGTGTTCCTGCTGATCCACGCCCTGCCGGGTGACCCCGTGCAGGCCGTGGTCGGCTCGGAGGCGACGCTGGCCGAGATCGAGGACGCCCGGCGGCGCCTCGGTCTCGACCGGCCGCTCGTGGAGCAGTTCTTCGGTTGGCTCGGGGGCCTGTTCGTCGGCGACCTCGGCACGTCGTACGTCACGGGCAAGTCGGTCAAGGACATGCTGGTCACCTCCCTGCCCGTCACCATGACGCTCGCGATCGGCGCCACGATCGTGACGCTGGTCCTCGGCGTCCCCGCCGCGATCAGCTCGGCCATGAACAAGGGCCGGGTACGCGACCGAAGCATCCTCGTCGGCAGCCTGGTCGGCATTTCGGTGCCGAGCTTCGTGCTCGGCATCGCGCTCATCCTCGTCTTCTCCGTGCAGCTGCGGTGGCTGCCGCCGTCGGGCTACCGGTCGTTCGGCGAGTACCCGCTGGAGTCGCTGAAGTACTTCGTGCTGCCGTCGATCAGCCTCGGCCTGCTGTTCGCCGCCAACGTCGCACGGGTCGGCAGAGCGGCGACGCTGGACGTGATGTCGCAGGACTACATCATGACCGCCCGGGCGGCGATGCTCCGCGAGACGAGCGTGCGCTACCGGCATGCGCTGAAGAACGCCATGATCCCGATCCTCACGATCACCGGCGTCACGTTCGGCGCGCTCCTCGGCGGCACCGTCGTGACAGAACGGGTCTTCAGCCTGCCGGGCGTGGGCACCCTGGTCATCAACTCGATCACCAGGCGCGACTATCCGGTGATCCAGACGACCGTGCTGCTGATCGCGGCGACGTACATCATCGTCAACCTGATCGTCGACCTGCTGTACGCCGCCGTCGACCCGAGGGTGCGCCATGGCTGAGACACAGACACTCGGCACGATGACGGCTGCCGCCGAAGTGCCGGTCGTCACGGATCGCAGGCGCCGGCGCGGGTTCGGGGTGACGGGGTGGCTCGGCGCGGGCGTGCTCGCGGTCATCGCGATCGCCGCCGTCCTCGCACCACTCGTCACGCCGTACGGTCCCGTCGACCCGAGCGGCGGTGCGCTCGAGGCGCCGAACGGCACGCACTGGCTCGGCACCGACATGTACTCCAGGGACACGTTCACCCGGATCGTGTACGGCGCGCGGGTGTCGATGAGCGTCGGCCTGCTCGTCACCGCCGTCACGTTCGTCCTCGGCATGGCGCTCGGCCTGATCTCCGGGTTCTTCGGCGGCTGGGTCGACGCCGTGATCGGACGCTGCACCGACGCCCTCCTCGCGTTGCCCGGCATCCTGATCGCGATCTCGATCGTCGCGGTGCTCGGCGCCGGCGTCGTCAAGGTCGCGATCGCGCTGGTGCTCGTGTACGTCCCGGTCATGCTGCGCATGGTGCGCGGCTCGACCATCGCCGTCCGGCAGCGACTGCATGTCCGGTCGGCGCGGGCGGCGGGAGCCGGACCGGTGCGGATCCTCGTCAGGCACATCGCGCCGTACGTCCTCGGCCCCGCGCTCGTGCAGGCGACGTTCGTCTTCGCGCACGCCGTGCTGTACGAGGCGTCCCTGAGCTTCCTCGGCCTCGGCGTGCAGCCCCCGACGCCGACGTGGGGGAACATGATCGCCGACGGCCTGGAGCACCTCAGCGCGAACCCGCTGCAGGTGGTCATCCCGAGCCTGGTCATCAGCGTGGTCGTGCTCGCGGTCAACCTCTTCGGCGACGCGCTGCGCGACGCGGTCGATCCCGAAGGCGCGACGCGATGAGCGGGCGCGTGGGCCAATGAGCGTCCCGACGGCGAACGACCCGGCGGCCACGGCCACCGGCCGAGCCGCGCCCGGCACGCTGCTCAGCGTCGCCGACCTGCACGTGACCTTCGGTAAGGGACCGGGTGCCGTCCACGCGGTGCGCGGCGTCGACCTCGACGTCGACATCGGTGAGGCCGTCGGCGTCGTGGGGGAGTCGGGCTCGGGCAAGTCAGTCACCGGCAGAGCGGTCATGGGCATCCTCGACCCGCGCACCACGTCCGTCCGGTCGTCGCGCATGACGCTGAAGGGCGCGGAGCTGCCGCCGCCGAGCCGCGTGGGTGGCAAGCGGGTCAAGCGTCCCGTCGCGATGGTGTTCCAGAACCCGTTCACGTCGCTCAACCCGGTGTTCAAGGTGGGCACGCTGCTCTCCGAGGTCCTGCGCCGCAACAGGGGCATGAACAAGGCGCAGGCGCGGACCGAGTCGGTGCGCCTGCTCGACGCGGTACGCATCCCCGACGCGGCGTCGCGGCTGCGGAGCTATCCGCACGAGTTCTCCGGCGGCATGCAGCAGCGGATCGTCGTGGCAATGGCGCTCGCGCTCGAGCCGGAGCTGCTGATCGCCGACGAGCCCACCACCGCCCTCGACGTCACCGTGCAGGCGGAGATCGTCAACCTGCTGCGCGACCTGCAGGAGGAGCGGCGGATGGGCGTGGTGTTCATCAGCCACGACCTCGGTCTGGTCTCCGACTTCGCCACGCGGGTGTACGTCATGTACGCGGGCAGGATCGCGGAGGACGGCGGCCGCGAGGTCATGACCGGAGGCCGGCATCCGTACACCCGCGGGCTGGTCGCGTCGGTGCCGTCGGTCGCGCAGCGGCAGGACAGGTTGCGGACGATCCCCGGCACACCGCCGCTCGCGGGACGCTACCCGGACGGCTGCGCCTTCCATCCGCGGTGCCCGTACGCGACGGACGTCTGCCGCACCGACGACCCCGAGCGGCAGGTGCTCGGCGAGGGACACCATGCCGCCTGCCACCACGTCCACGAGCTGCCGGAGGTGGGCCGATGAGCGCAGGAGCTGAGGAACGAGCCGCAGGTAGGGGTCGCGACGCATGTCGGACTGAGCAGGGCATTGTCGCGGCGCCTGCCGGAGGCGAGCGACGAAGCGGGCGCGTGGGCCGATGAGCGCAGGGACGCAAGTGGCGAGCGAGACGGTGCTGCGGGTCACCGACCTGGAGAAGACGTACCGGCCGCGGGGGATCGGCGGCCTCGGCAGGCAGGGTGTCCGCGCGGTCGCCGGCGTCTCGTTCGAGCTGCGGCGCGGCGAGACGCTCGCGGTCGTCGGCGAGTCGGGCTGCGGCAAGAGCAGCGTCGCCAACGCCGTCCTGCAGCTCGACCCGCCGACCGGCGGCAAGGTCGAGTTCCTCGGCCGCGACCTCGCGACGCTCTCGCAGCGGCAGCTCAGCGGGGTGCGGCGCGAGCTCCAGGTCGTGTTCCAGGACCCGTACGCGTCGCTGAACAACCGGATGCGGGTCGGTCAGCTGGTCGCGGAGCCCCTGCACATCCACCACAGGTCGATGCCCGCCAAGGAGCGGTTGGCGCGCGTGAAGGACGTGCTCGACAAGGTCGGGCTGCGCGACATCGACCTCGACAGGTACCCGCAGTCGTTCTCCGGCGGGCAGCGGCAGCGCCTCGGCATCGCCCGCGCGATCATCGTCGACCCGACCGTGGTCGTCTGCGACGAGGCGGTGTCCGCGCTCGACGTGTCCGTCCAGGCGCAGGTGCTCAACCTGCTCGCCGACCTGCAGCGCGACCACCGGCTCGCGTACCTGTTCATCACCCATGACCTCGGCGTGGTGCGGCAGATCGCCGACCGGGTCGCCGTGATGTACCTCGGTCGGTTCGTCGAGGTGGGCGACGCCGGCGAGGTCTTCGAGAACCCGCGGCACCCGTACACCCGTGCGCTGCTCGACGCCGTGCCGGGGCAGGGCCGTACCGAGCGGTTCGAGGCGAGCGGCGACGTCCCCGACCCGCGGGCGATCCCGTCCGGCTGCCCGTTCCACCCGCGCTGCCCGGCCCGCCGCGAGGAGCTGTGCGACACCGACCGTCCGGCACTCGACGAGCTCGGCGACACCGGCCGACTCGTCGCGTGCCACTACCCATTGCCGCTCGCGGACGCGGAGGTGAACGGAGCCCGATGACCGTGCTTCCCGCCGCCCTCCGCCACTCCGCTCCTCGCTCCGTGGGTGCGCGGTCACTCCTGGCGCTCCGGTCCGCTGCGATGCTCATTTTGGAGGACGGCTCGTGACTCTGTTGCTGACCGAGGACGACGTCACGGCGGTCGTCACGTACGAGGGCCTGCATGCGGCGATGGAGCGCGCCCTGGGCGACTGGCACCGCGCCGGCGTGCAGCACCACCCGCGGGTCAGGGTGTCGAGCGGGGGCGCGGGTCTCAACGTCCTCGCGGGAGCCGACGCCGTTGCCGGCTACGTGGGGGTGAAGGCGTACGGCGCGCGCGGCGGCGGCCGCGACCACATCGTCCTGCTGTACGGCGACACGACGGGCGACCTCGAGGCGGTCGTCGCGGCACGGGAGCTCGGCGCGCTGCGCACCGGCGTCGCGTCCGCCGTGGCGACGCGCCACCTGCACGGTGACACCACCGTGCTCGGGCTGGTCGGTTCGGGACAGCAGGCCGTGACCCAGGCGCTCGCGCTCGCGTCGGACAACCCGGGGCTGGCCGAGATCAGGGTGGCGAGCCGCACGCCGGAGAACAGGGAACGTTGTGCTGCCGAGCTCGCCGACCGGCTGCGCGGACACGGGTGCGCCGTCAGCGCGGTCTACGACACGGCCCCGGCATGCGACGGCGCCGACGTCGTGTGCACGGCCACCACGTCCGCCGTCCCGGTGCTCGACTCCGGCCACGTCGCCCCCGGCACGCACGTCAACGCGGCGGGCTCCAACAGCCTCACCCGGGTCGAGATCGACCCGGCACTCGTCCGCAGGTCCGCGGTCGTCGTCGACTCCCGCGACCAGGCGCGCCTGGAGGCGGGTGACCTGCTCGCGCACGTGGAGTCGGGACGCCTCGACTGGCGACAGCTGCCCGAGCTCGGCGAGGTGGTCGCCGGCACGCGCGGACCGCTGCCCGTCTCGGCCGAGACCGACCTGACCCTCTTCGAGTCCCTCGGCATCGGCATCTTCGACGTCACCGCCGCCGCGTTCGCGCTCGCCGAGGCGCGCGAGCGCGGCCTCGGCACCCGGATCGACCTGTCCTGATCCACCTGTCCCGACACCGAGCCGCCCGCGACGCGGGTGCGAAAGGAACGACACATGGCAGACGTCGCGGAGCCGGCCGGCAACTATCCGTACCTCGCCGACGGCGGCGCCGGCATCGGGCTCGCGGACGACCTCGTCACGGTGTCGCGGTACGGCGAGGACGTCGGTGAGGCGACGAGGTCCCGTGCGGAGAAGCTCCTGGCGAGCGCGCCGGCGGTCTCGTTGCACGAGCACCCCACCCGGCTGCCGGATCCGCTGACGGCGGAGACCTGGCGCGCGTTCCGCGAGTCGGCGCGCGCGTACCTCGGGTTCCGCGGGCTCGCCGCGAGCGGGATGTCGGCGGTGTTCTGCAACGCCTGGTCGTTCGCACCCGCTGCGGACGTACGGGCGTTCCTCGCCAGGACGCGCGCCGACATCGCGCACCACGACGGCTTCTTCACGGGGGAGAGCGCCGGCGACCTCGACCGCACGCGCGGCACCGGGGGAGCGGACGGTGTTGCGCTCTACGGGTCGCTGGAGTCGGCGACGGCGTTCGCCGACGACCTCGACGCGTGGGAGGAGCTGTACGGCCTCGGCGTGCGGATGGCCGGGCTCTGCTACAACGACGGCAACGCGTTCGGCCAGGGGCTCGCGGCGGGAGACGGCGACGAGGGACTGACCGCGCAGGGTCGCGCCTTCGTCGACCTGGCCGGCCGGCTCGGCATCATCGTCGACCTCGGCCACGTCGGCGACCGCACCAGCCTCGACACCATCGAGGCCAGCGACGGGCCCGTGGTGATCAGTCACGCGGGCGCGCGTGCGTTGTGGCCCACGCCGCGGATGAAGCCGGACGGCGTCCTGCGCGCGCTCGCCGACAAGGGCGGCGTGCTCGGGGTGTCCGCGGCGCCGAACACCACCCGCAGCGGCGACCATCCGGAGCACTCGATCGCGTCGTTCGTCGACCACCTGACGTACGCGGTGGAGCTGATGGGCATCAATCACGTCGGGCTCGGTCCCGACACCATGTTCGGCCACCATGCCGGCATCCACGCGCTCGGTCGCGGTGACGGCGACAAGCAGTGGGGCAAGCACTCAGGGCGCGAGTCCGGTGGCCTCGTCGAGCACGTCGACGGCGTCGAGAACCCGCGGGAGTGCTTCGTCAACGTGGCGTCGTGGCTGGTCGACGCGGGCTGGTCGGACGACGACGTCCTCGCCGTACTCGGTGGCAACGCACGACGTGTGATGGAGGCAGTACTGTGAAGGCGTACGACCATCTGCTCGACTACTCCCCGGCGGTCGACCTCGCCGACGACACGCTCGTCGTATCGGCGTACACCGCCGGCGTCGACCGTGGCGACGAGCGGCTGCGCAGGCTCATGGCGCAGGCACCGGCGATCTCGCTGCACGACCACCCGTTCCGCTACCCCGTGCCACTCAACAACGAGACGTGGGCGCGCTGGCGTGCCGGCCGGCGGATGGAGCTCGCATACGACGGGCTCGCCGAGTCCGGGATGCGCGCGGTCGTGAGCTGCACCAACTCCTGGCACTCCGCGGACGAGGTCATGCAGATCATGGCGCGGGTTCGTGGCGACGTCGTGGGGCGTGACGGCTTCCACGTCGTCGACGCGTTCAGCGACCTCGACAGGGAGGGGTCGCTCGGGATCGTGCTCGGCCTGGAGTCGATGACCTGGTTCGCGCACGACCTGTCCAGCGTCGAGTTCCTCTACGGCCTCGGCGTGCGCGTTGGCGGCCTGATCTACAGCGACGGCAACGTCCTCGGCGCGGGCCTCAGCTCGGCGACGGACGAGGGGCTGACGAGCCAGGGTCGGGCGTTCGTCAAGGAGATGAACGCGCTCGGCATGGTGGTCGACCTCGCGCACGCCGGCGACCGGACGACGCTCGACGCGATCGAGGTCTCCGAGGTGCCGGTGCTCGTCAGCCACGCGGGCGCACGCGGGCTCTGGCCGACGGCCCGGATGAAGCCCGACGACGTCATCCGGGCGCTGGTCGACGCCGGCGGGCTGATCGGCGTCGAGGCGGCGCCCAACACGACCTGCAGCCCGAAGCGGGAACGCCACGACCTCGACGCGGTGCTCGACCACATCGACCACCTGGCGGAGCTCGCTGGTGTCACGAACGTCGCACTCGGACCCGACGTGATGTACGGCAGGCACCACGAGCTGCACGCGATCCGCGCGGCGAGCACCGGCGGTAACGCGCCCACCGGCGACGTTGCTCAGGAACGGGTCTCCTTCGCCGACGGTGTCGAGAACCCCACCGAGGCGTGCTGGAACATCACCGCGGGGCTGGTCGACCGCGGCTGGGCGGACGACGACATCCTCGCCGTGCTCGGCGCCAACGCGCTCCGCGTCCTTGAGCAGATCCTGCGCTAGGGGCCACGATGCGCATCAGAGCCGCCGGTGACACGGTCCTCACCCATCCGCTCGCCGGGCCTACCGGCGCCGACAGCGCGCTCGGCCTGCTGGCCGACGCCGACGTGAGCTTCGCCAACCTGGAGGTGACGCTCACGGACTCCGGCCACCCGGCCGAGAAGGTGAGCGTGCTGCGCGCCGATCCCACGACGATCGCCGAGTACGCACGGCTGGGCGTCGACGCCTGGTCGATCGCGACCAACCACGCGCTCGACTACGGCGTCGACGGGCTGCGCAGCACGATGGCGCTGCTGCGCTCGCACGGCATGCCGTTCGCGGGCGCGGGCGAGGACATCGACGCGGCGGTCGCTCCGGTGTACGTCGACGCCCGCAGCGGGGAGCGCGTCGGGTTCCTCAACTTCTGCTCGGTGCTGCCGCCGGGTGCGCGAGCCACGTCGCAGCGTCCCGGACTCGCGCCGATCCGTGTCGGCCAGAGTTACGAGTTCGACGGCGTACGGCTCGACGAGCAGCCGGGCTCGCCGCCGACCGTGCACACCTGGGCGCAGGAGACCGACGTCCTCCGTGCGGAGGACGCGGTCGCCCGTACCGCGCGTGACTGCGACGTCGTGGTGGTCGCCCTGCACTGGGGCGTGCCGTGGTGCTTCCTGCCCGCCAACCAGGGGCCGCTCGCGGAGTACCAGCAGCCGCTCGGCCGCAGGCTGGTCGACGCGGGCGCGCGCGTCGTCATCGGCCACCACGCCCACGCGCTGCAGCCGGTCGAGTTCCACGGGGTCGGGGTGATCCTGTACTCGACGGGCAACTTCGCGTTCCACGACACCGAGGCGCTGCCCGCGGTGGACCGGCGGATCACGCCGGCGCTGAAGCCGGTGCTGCGCGGCGGGCCGTGGTTCGAGTCCGCGGTGTTCGAGGTGGTGCTCGACGACGACGCCGTCGCCGTGAACCCGATCCCGATCGAGCTCGACGCGCACGGCGAGCCGATGCATGCGCGACCCGACGTCGCGCGGCGCATCCGCGACTACCTGTCCGAGTCGACCACACCACAGAAGGAG is a genomic window containing:
- a CDS encoding ornithine cyclodeaminase family protein; this encodes MTLLLTEDDVTAVVTYEGLHAAMERALGDWHRAGVQHHPRVRVSSGGAGLNVLAGADAVAGYVGVKAYGARGGGRDHIVLLYGDTTGDLEAVVAARELGALRTGVASAVATRHLHGDTTVLGLVGSGQQAVTQALALASDNPGLAEIRVASRTPENRERCAAELADRLRGHGCAVSAVYDTAPACDGADVVCTATTSAVPVLDSGHVAPGTHVNAAGSNSLTRVEIDPALVRRSAVVVDSRDQARLEAGDLLAHVESGRLDWRQLPELGEVVAGTRGPLPVSAETDLTLFESLGIGIFDVTAAAFALAEARERGLGTRIDLS
- a CDS encoding ABC transporter permease subunit → MVLYTVRRLLQTIPILALVSVAVFLLIHALPGDPVQAVVGSEATLAEIEDARRRLGLDRPLVEQFFGWLGGLFVGDLGTSYVTGKSVKDMLVTSLPVTMTLAIGATIVTLVLGVPAAISSAMNKGRVRDRSILVGSLVGISVPSFVLGIALILVFSVQLRWLPPSGYRSFGEYPLESLKYFVLPSISLGLLFAANVARVGRAATLDVMSQDYIMTARAAMLRETSVRYRHALKNAMIPILTITGVTFGALLGGTVVTERVFSLPGVGTLVINSITRRDYPVIQTTVLLIAATYIIVNLIVDLLYAAVDPRVRHG
- a CDS encoding ABC transporter permease subunit, which translates into the protein MAETQTLGTMTAAAEVPVVTDRRRRRGFGVTGWLGAGVLAVIAIAAVLAPLVTPYGPVDPSGGALEAPNGTHWLGTDMYSRDTFTRIVYGARVSMSVGLLVTAVTFVLGMALGLISGFFGGWVDAVIGRCTDALLALPGILIAISIVAVLGAGVVKVAIALVLVYVPVMLRMVRGSTIAVRQRLHVRSARAAGAGPVRILVRHIAPYVLGPALVQATFVFAHAVLYEASLSFLGLGVQPPTPTWGNMIADGLEHLSANPLQVVIPSLVISVVVLAVNLFGDALRDAVDPEGATR
- a CDS encoding diguanylate cyclase, whose amino-acid sequence is MKAYDHLLDYSPAVDLADDTLVVSAYTAGVDRGDERLRRLMAQAPAISLHDHPFRYPVPLNNETWARWRAGRRMELAYDGLAESGMRAVVSCTNSWHSADEVMQIMARVRGDVVGRDGFHVVDAFSDLDREGSLGIVLGLESMTWFAHDLSSVEFLYGLGVRVGGLIYSDGNVLGAGLSSATDEGLTSQGRAFVKEMNALGMVVDLAHAGDRTTLDAIEVSEVPVLVSHAGARGLWPTARMKPDDVIRALVDAGGLIGVEAAPNTTCSPKRERHDLDAVLDHIDHLAELAGVTNVALGPDVMYGRHHELHAIRAASTGGNAPTGDVAQERVSFADGVENPTEACWNITAGLVDRGWADDDILAVLGANALRVLEQILR
- a CDS encoding ATP-binding cassette domain-containing protein, which codes for MSVPTANDPAATATGRAAPGTLLSVADLHVTFGKGPGAVHAVRGVDLDVDIGEAVGVVGESGSGKSVTGRAVMGILDPRTTSVRSSRMTLKGAELPPPSRVGGKRVKRPVAMVFQNPFTSLNPVFKVGTLLSEVLRRNRGMNKAQARTESVRLLDAVRIPDAASRLRSYPHEFSGGMQQRIVVAMALALEPELLIADEPTTALDVTVQAEIVNLLRDLQEERRMGVVFISHDLGLVSDFATRVYVMYAGRIAEDGGREVMTGGRHPYTRGLVASVPSVAQRQDRLRTIPGTPPLAGRYPDGCAFHPRCPYATDVCRTDDPERQVLGEGHHAACHHVHELPEVGR
- a CDS encoding ATP-binding cassette domain-containing protein, with amino-acid sequence MSAGTQVASETVLRVTDLEKTYRPRGIGGLGRQGVRAVAGVSFELRRGETLAVVGESGCGKSSVANAVLQLDPPTGGKVEFLGRDLATLSQRQLSGVRRELQVVFQDPYASLNNRMRVGQLVAEPLHIHHRSMPAKERLARVKDVLDKVGLRDIDLDRYPQSFSGGQRQRLGIARAIIVDPTVVVCDEAVSALDVSVQAQVLNLLADLQRDHRLAYLFITHDLGVVRQIADRVAVMYLGRFVEVGDAGEVFENPRHPYTRALLDAVPGQGRTERFEASGDVPDPRAIPSGCPFHPRCPARREELCDTDRPALDELGDTGRLVACHYPLPLADAEVNGAR
- a CDS encoding diguanylate cyclase; its protein translation is MADVAEPAGNYPYLADGGAGIGLADDLVTVSRYGEDVGEATRSRAEKLLASAPAVSLHEHPTRLPDPLTAETWRAFRESARAYLGFRGLAASGMSAVFCNAWSFAPAADVRAFLARTRADIAHHDGFFTGESAGDLDRTRGTGGADGVALYGSLESATAFADDLDAWEELYGLGVRMAGLCYNDGNAFGQGLAAGDGDEGLTAQGRAFVDLAGRLGIIVDLGHVGDRTSLDTIEASDGPVVISHAGARALWPTPRMKPDGVLRALADKGGVLGVSAAPNTTRSGDHPEHSIASFVDHLTYAVELMGINHVGLGPDTMFGHHAGIHALGRGDGDKQWGKHSGRESGGLVEHVDGVENPRECFVNVASWLVDAGWSDDDVLAVLGGNARRVMEAVL